From Selenomonas ruminantium AC2024, a single genomic window includes:
- the fliD gene encoding flagellar filament capping protein FliD, which translates to MSGMGIYGLSGSGIDVDSMVKMGMMSKQNQYDKMYKQEVKNEWIKEAYASVYSDLNTFNMTTMSTYKMSYTTNPMSAASSNTSVATATANADAANMSHSVKVNSVSSNAYVQSESAITRNNTNAPVSMYIKDVIAGTTEKNADEYKAAVEAADTEEAKAAIRNTVAVSFEISNGDPNDKDKTTSTISFTYAELYDSNQTLNDLASKIKNAGVNMTATYDSTNDAFSIYQKDGGADNQIVLSVKNRTDGETDEDGTITDAKADDAARALLNNLNLAKVDGDSMTTLAELSDASDGVSAKSETGAMTSVNTEAYQSTTKLSDLAADVATSGLSFMINDGSASKTIVYTASQAANKTMADLVKDINSAGLDVTASLSDDGKLTLTNADSTKDITLTVDAMDESDKAAASRTLLNTMFAAGLNKGTTTDTLTVAGTNGSVTIDGKDYATTSSKINVANVTYNVSAVGSTTVSVSQDTDKIIENVKKFVEDYNKMLDSLNSKYNEVQYRDYGVLTKSQENGMTQDQITKWNEKAKSGLLHHDQNLGKIISAMREAIYTPVDSVDSSYNTMMSIGIESSTDRGHLRLDEDKLKKALAADPDCVYQLFASSGDAVNAQGERYTDYNKEGVINRITDKVNENLSTMKKYAGTSSSTSDGSTLGTLIQELQTKMSNFQTMMKSYENMLYKKYDAMEIAIQHMSVSMGYITGGQ; encoded by the coding sequence AAGCAGAATCAATATGATAAGATGTATAAGCAGGAAGTTAAGAATGAGTGGATAAAAGAAGCATACGCCAGCGTCTACTCGGATCTTAATACATTCAATATGACGACGATGTCAACGTATAAGATGTCTTATACGACAAATCCTATGTCGGCAGCCAGTTCGAATACTTCAGTGGCTACGGCTACGGCCAACGCTGATGCAGCCAATATGTCCCATTCGGTTAAGGTCAATTCAGTATCTAGCAATGCTTACGTACAGTCCGAAAGTGCTATTACACGCAATAATACAAACGCACCTGTGAGTATGTACATTAAGGACGTTATTGCCGGAACTACTGAAAAAAACGCGGATGAATACAAAGCTGCTGTTGAGGCAGCTGATACAGAAGAGGCTAAAGCGGCTATACGAAATACGGTGGCTGTTTCCTTTGAGATTAGCAATGGTGATCCAAACGATAAGGATAAAACGACCAGCACGATTTCTTTTACCTATGCAGAACTCTATGACAGCAATCAGACCCTCAATGATCTGGCATCTAAAATCAAGAATGCCGGTGTCAATATGACGGCTACTTATGATTCCACCAATGATGCCTTCAGCATCTATCAGAAAGATGGTGGCGCGGATAATCAGATTGTCTTGTCGGTGAAGAATCGGACCGACGGTGAAACGGATGAAGATGGCACCATCACTGATGCTAAGGCTGATGATGCAGCACGTGCTCTGCTTAATAATCTAAATTTGGCCAAAGTAGATGGCGACTCGATGACGACGTTAGCCGAGCTGTCAGATGCTTCTGATGGCGTGAGCGCTAAGAGTGAAACGGGTGCCATGACTAGTGTGAATACGGAAGCCTATCAGAGCACGACGAAACTTAGTGACCTTGCTGCAGATGTAGCGACGAGTGGCTTGTCCTTTATGATAAATGATGGATCAGCCAGCAAGACAATCGTTTATACAGCCAGTCAGGCAGCAAATAAGACCATGGCAGACTTGGTGAAGGATATCAATAGTGCCGGTCTTGATGTTACTGCATCTTTGTCTGATGATGGCAAACTGACGCTGACGAATGCTGACAGCACGAAAGATATCACGCTTACCGTGGATGCAATGGATGAATCGGATAAAGCAGCGGCTTCACGGACACTGCTGAATACGATGTTTGCTGCGGGCCTTAACAAAGGTACGACGACAGACACATTGACGGTAGCTGGTACAAATGGTTCCGTGACGATTGATGGCAAAGATTATGCGACCACCAGCAGCAAAATCAATGTGGCTAACGTCACCTATAACGTTAGTGCGGTAGGATCTACGACGGTGTCTGTATCGCAGGATACAGATAAAATCATCGAGAACGTCAAAAAGTTCGTTGAAGATTATAATAAGATGCTGGATTCCCTGAATTCCAAATATAATGAAGTACAGTACCGTGATTACGGTGTTCTGACCAAGTCTCAGGAAAACGGGATGACACAGGATCAAATCACCAAGTGGAATGAGAAAGCTAAATCTGGGCTATTGCATCATGATCAAAATCTGGGCAAGATTATCAGTGCAATGCGTGAGGCTATCTATACGCCAGTGGATTCGGTAGACAGCAGCTATAACACCATGATGTCTATCGGTATTGAATCTTCGACTGACCGTGGTCATCTGCGTTTGGACGAGGACAAACTTAAGAAAGCCTTGGCGGCAGACCCGGATTGTGTATACCAATTGTTCGCATCCTCAGGTGATGCTGTAAATGCACAGGGTGAGCGTTATACCGATTACAATAAGGAAGGCGTAATCAATCGTATTACGGATAAGGTTAATGAAAATCTGTCCACGATGAAGAAGTATGCAGGAACGTCGTCTTCAACATCTGATGGCAGTACTCTAGGTACACTTATTCAGGAGTTGCAGACTAAAATGTCCAATTTCCAGACGATGATGAAATCTTATGAGAATATGCTTTACAAGAAATACGATGCAATGGAAATTGCTATTCAGCATATGAGTGTTTCTATGGGGTATATCACCGGCGGACAGTAA